A segment of the Lycium ferocissimum isolate CSIRO_LF1 chromosome 5, AGI_CSIRO_Lferr_CH_V1, whole genome shotgun sequence genome:
TCATTTCCTTTCCTTATTGCTCCAGTTGATTTAGAATTAAACTGTGGTACTAGAATGGCAATATCTTCTAgatattttccttttctctatCTGATGTTATTCTTCTCTGTTGTTTAAGGTGGGGTGGTATAGATATTGCAAATGATTGCAATGATGCTGTCAGTCTTTTTACAATTATTGTCGGTCTAGGGCGATGGTAGTCTTCGGAATGCTTTAATCAGGATCAGCTATAAGTCTAAAATATGTTTTCTTTCTCAGGTCAATGAACTACATCGCGTATATAGAAGACAAAGCGAGTTAATGGACGAGATTAAGAGGAGAAAGCCAGTGGGGGATCATTTACACTTGCAAGCATTAGAGTCGAAGTCTTTTGTGTCACAATTAAGACCTGAAATTTCCCACAAATCCCGTTGTCCTCTGGTTTTAGACCAGACAAGCATTGAGCCATCTACACTACATCGAGAAACTTTTCAAGGTTCTTCGAATTCTATTGCTGGTCAGAGAGTGCAACCAGGTGCTTACTTATTGACTGAACAAAATCTCGCAAAAGAATGGAAAATGTCTTCTTCGAAGAGCAGTACATCTAGGAAGAGAATGTTGGATCTTGAACTTCCAGCAGAAGAATACATAGATATTGAAGACGAAGAACAATTTGTAGAGGAGCGTCCTGTTCAAGGGCTCAATGTAGAGGAGCGTCCTGTTCAAGGGCCCAATATTCTGATTTCAGAGCTTTCAAAAGCCAACTTTGCTAATCCTGGAGATTCTTCAATTTCTAACTCAAGTCCTAGGGGCACATTTCATTTGTTTGATCTGAATGAACCAATACAGCTTGATGAAACAGGGTATCCAAATTCTACACTTGAATCTATTAATGTTCATGAGGAAATCAGCAACATGGATCAGGATCTATCTGGAACAGCGCATGCAGAATGCTCAACTCTGAAGAAAGAAGGTATTCTGACTATTCCCTTGAGACAATATCCTAAATACAATATAAGCTGATAGGATGCTCTTAATATTTGTTTTGCACAATACTGGCTGCTTTTGTATTTCTACCATCAGATCCTTTATATGTTCTTTGTTTTGAGTCACATGCTGATCCAATTAAATCTATCACAAAAATATTGGTAGAGTAAACTTCACactcatttcatttttattacctGCAGTTACAGGGGGAGATATAAGCAACCTGAATTCTTCCGATGAAGTTTCTTCTGTTGAGAGAACACTTCTTCAATGTAAACAAACAGCAAGTTCAACTACAAGATTTGTAGACAAGAGTCACAATGGAACCAAAACTGCTCGGAAAAAAATTAAGGAGATGCCCTTCGCAGTTCAAGCTCTTCCATGCTTTGTCTCTAATGCATCACTCAGTAAGAGTCCTAAATCTTCTGTTGGGAACTCTTGTCTCACTGGAAAGAAAAGTGACCTGTACAACAGTAGTGCTTCTAGTCCAACTTCTGGCACATCAGGCTCTTGCTTGATGAAATATGGTGATAATGAATCTACATCTGGACAAACTGATGCTGTTAAGTTATCTAAGATTCCAGATAGCTTGAGTTTGATGAAGGTCATGGACTTGAATTGTACACCTTCTCCTGATTTGTCTGATAATCAGTTTTCTGCCCCTACCTCCAATATCTCACATCTGAATCTCCTTGAAGGTGGAGAAACAGATATTTGTGAAAAATCTGTTCTTCTTGATTGTATCCTGAGACCTGATTCTGCACTCGAATCTAGAAATTCTACAACTAATTCTTGCATTAACTGCATCAAGGATGAAACCTTATCACCTGGTCACAGTGAAGCAACAATGACCCCTATAAGCCCAGAAAACAAGGAATGTTCTCCACCTAGAGGAGATTCTCTGGACAATACAATTGGTAAGTCTGTCCGGTGGTCTAAAAAAGACCACATGAGTGATCACACTGGAAAAACTGACAGGGCTGCAGCAGAGACACTACTTTTTATTTCATCATCCGTTGCCCGGGGAGATTCAAAGACTGCCAAGGGTGGAACATCTGAAGCCGCTCAAGATAATCTGGGCTGGCTTGCTGATATTGCAACTTCTTTGGCAAGTAATCCACAGAACGAGGTTGGAAAAGAGAAGGAAGCAGTATGTAATACTTTGCATATTCGGTCAAAGAGGAGCCGACCAAGGAG
Coding sequences within it:
- the LOC132055715 gene encoding uncharacterized protein LOC132055715 isoform X2, whose amino-acid sequence is MQCTSYIPGYHPKDSLGGNSWSIPHNDIAWNGARGFYVSLPPPFMADQSVELVHQKEILKQTILKQEAIFRYQVNELHRVYRRQSELMDEIKRRKPVGDHLHLQALESKSFVSQLRPEISHKSRCPLVLDQTSIEPSTLHRETFQGSSNSIAGQRVQPGAYLLTEQNLAKEWKMSSSKSSTSRKRMLDLELPAEEYIDIEDEEQFVEERPVQGLNVEERPVQGPNILISELSKANFANPGDSSISNSSPRGTFHLFDLNEPIQLDETGYPNSTLESINVHEEISNMDQDLSGTAHAECSTLKKEGGDISNLNSSDEVSSVERTLLQCKQTASSTTRFVDKSHNGTKTARKKIKEMPFAVQALPCFVSNASLSKSPKSSVGNSCLTGKKSDLYNSSASSPTSGTSGSCLMKYGDNESTSGQTDAVKLSKIPDSLSLMKVMDLNCTPSPDLSDNQFSAPTSNISHLNLLEGGETDICEKSVLLDCILRPDSALESRNSTTNSCINCIKDETLSPGHSEATMTPISPENKECSPPRGDSLDNTIGKSVRWSKKDHMSDHTGKTDRAAAETLLFISSSVARGDSKTAKGGTSEAAQDNLGWLADIATSLASNPQNEVGKEKEAVCNTLHIRSKRSRPRSAKYKRVLPTEILPATVSLHQLNGELLAMGGLKSPANSASESGPRMKTPRRASSRSRRCSHIGERTTCSLLQPHPSNDKQGITDRFCKGWGETKERQNSRRARSISSFS
- the LOC132055715 gene encoding uncharacterized protein LOC132055715 isoform X1, which produces MQCTSYIPGYHPKDSLGGNSWSIPHNDIAWNGARGFYVSLPPPFMADQSVELVHQKEILKQTILKQEAIFRYQVNELHRVYRRQSELMDEIKRRKPVGDHLHLQALESKSFVSQLRPEISHKSRCPLVLDQTSIEPSTLHRETFQGSSNSIAGQRVQPGAYLLTEQNLAKEWKMSSSKSSTSRKRMLDLELPAEEYIDIEDEEQFVEERPVQGLNVEERPVQGPNILISELSKANFANPGDSSISNSSPRGTFHLFDLNEPIQLDETGYPNSTLESINVHEEISNMDQDLSGTAHAECSTLKKEVTGGDISNLNSSDEVSSVERTLLQCKQTASSTTRFVDKSHNGTKTARKKIKEMPFAVQALPCFVSNASLSKSPKSSVGNSCLTGKKSDLYNSSASSPTSGTSGSCLMKYGDNESTSGQTDAVKLSKIPDSLSLMKVMDLNCTPSPDLSDNQFSAPTSNISHLNLLEGGETDICEKSVLLDCILRPDSALESRNSTTNSCINCIKDETLSPGHSEATMTPISPENKECSPPRGDSLDNTIGKSVRWSKKDHMSDHTGKTDRAAAETLLFISSSVARGDSKTAKGGTSEAAQDNLGWLADIATSLASNPQNEVGKEKEAVCNTLHIRSKRSRPRSAKYKRVLPTEILPATVSLHQLNGELLAMGGLKSPANSASESGPRMKTPRRASSRSRRCSHIGERTTCSLLQPHPSNDKQGITDRFCKGWGETKERQNSRRARSISSFS
- the LOC132055715 gene encoding uncharacterized protein LOC132055715 isoform X3; its protein translation is MDEIKRRKPVGDHLHLQALESKSFVSQLRPEISHKSRCPLVLDQTSIEPSTLHRETFQGSSNSIAGQRVQPGAYLLTEQNLAKEWKMSSSKSSTSRKRMLDLELPAEEYIDIEDEEQFVEERPVQGLNVEERPVQGPNILISELSKANFANPGDSSISNSSPRGTFHLFDLNEPIQLDETGYPNSTLESINVHEEISNMDQDLSGTAHAECSTLKKEVTGGDISNLNSSDEVSSVERTLLQCKQTASSTTRFVDKSHNGTKTARKKIKEMPFAVQALPCFVSNASLSKSPKSSVGNSCLTGKKSDLYNSSASSPTSGTSGSCLMKYGDNESTSGQTDAVKLSKIPDSLSLMKVMDLNCTPSPDLSDNQFSAPTSNISHLNLLEGGETDICEKSVLLDCILRPDSALESRNSTTNSCINCIKDETLSPGHSEATMTPISPENKECSPPRGDSLDNTIGKSVRWSKKDHMSDHTGKTDRAAAETLLFISSSVARGDSKTAKGGTSEAAQDNLGWLADIATSLASNPQNEVGKEKEAVCNTLHIRSKRSRPRSAKYKRVLPTEILPATVSLHQLNGELLAMGGLKSPANSASESGPRMKTPRRASSRSRRCSHIGERTTCSLLQPHPSNDKQGITDRFCKGWGETKERQNSRRARSISSFS